The following are encoded in a window of Citrobacter freundii genomic DNA:
- a CDS encoding hydroxymyristoyl-ACP dehydratase — protein sequence MKPHEIERHQAQPQQVEIVLHLDPSLFWFCGHFAVQPLLPGVAQMDWVMHYATTLLAPGWRFHSIQNVKFQAPLLPENTVTLALNWQEERQILTFSYQRHDGEARHTASSGKIRLCR from the coding sequence ATGAAACCCCATGAAATTGAGCGTCATCAGGCACAACCTCAGCAGGTGGAGATTGTTTTGCATCTCGACCCTTCTCTATTCTGGTTCTGCGGACATTTTGCCGTGCAGCCGCTGCTGCCCGGCGTCGCGCAGATGGACTGGGTAATGCACTACGCCACCACGCTGCTCGCCCCCGGCTGGCGCTTTCACAGCATTCAGAACGTGAAATTTCAGGCTCCGCTGTTACCGGAAAACACCGTCACGCTAGCCCTGAACTGGCAAGAAGAGCGCCAGATACTGACCTTCAGCTACCAGCGCCACGACGGCGAAGCGCGCCACACCGCCAGCAGCGGGAAGATCCGGTTATGCCGTTAA
- a CDS encoding AMP-binding protein codes for MKQPLPLSEWLSAPRPSDVPVAWLEDATWTLGHLRHDVALLITYLQQQEGERWALCFEDSYLFIVALLATLHAGKTPVIPGHCRVSLLNEQHALFDGVLSDKPLNWQGPLQVVQSAMTAATDDVTFPPIRSDTFVELFTSGSTGQPKRVVKPIGRLDNEAALLAARFADRLTGCRVVASVLPQHLYGLTFRIFLPMSLGLPLHAAMLWYAEQLAALGHEHQYVFISSPAFLKRLDHQLAAPPVRMVLSAGGMLPWQDVTQTADWLNVWPDEIYGSTETGILAWRYRQQDDVAWQPFPDIRLRSENDAFRVFSPLIAADDGLLLDDILHFAENGQFRLMGRRGRVVKIEEKRISLSEVERRLLALDGICDVAAMPVSRGGRQGVGVLLVLDNETRQRWYQRGGKPQELSWRRALRPWLEPVAVPRYWRVIDEIPVNSMNKRVYAQLQELFHETP; via the coding sequence ATGAAGCAGCCCCTTCCACTCTCTGAGTGGCTCAGCGCTCCACGTCCATCCGACGTACCCGTTGCGTGGTTAGAAGACGCGACCTGGACACTCGGCCATCTACGCCACGATGTTGCCCTGTTGATAACGTACCTGCAGCAGCAGGAGGGTGAACGCTGGGCACTGTGCTTTGAGGACAGCTATCTGTTTATCGTGGCACTGCTGGCAACGCTCCATGCTGGCAAAACGCCGGTGATCCCGGGCCATTGTCGCGTTTCATTATTGAACGAGCAGCATGCGCTGTTTGACGGCGTATTGAGCGATAAACCGCTGAACTGGCAGGGTCCGCTACAGGTTGTCCAGTCTGCCATGACGGCCGCCACAGACGACGTGACGTTCCCCCCCATCCGCAGCGACACCTTTGTGGAACTCTTCACCTCCGGCTCTACCGGCCAGCCGAAGCGGGTCGTTAAACCGATCGGGCGTCTCGATAACGAAGCGGCGTTGCTCGCCGCGCGCTTTGCCGACCGTTTAACAGGTTGTCGGGTGGTGGCATCAGTGTTGCCACAGCATCTGTACGGCCTGACATTTCGTATCTTCCTGCCGATGTCCTTGGGCTTGCCGCTACACGCGGCAATGCTCTGGTACGCCGAACAACTGGCGGCGTTGGGCCATGAGCATCAGTATGTGTTTATCAGCAGCCCGGCGTTTCTGAAACGCCTCGACCACCAGCTTGCCGCGCCGCCGGTCCGGATGGTTCTGTCAGCGGGCGGTATGCTGCCCTGGCAGGACGTCACGCAGACAGCAGACTGGCTAAACGTCTGGCCTGATGAGATCTACGGTAGCACTGAAACCGGCATCCTCGCCTGGCGTTATCGCCAGCAGGATGATGTAGCATGGCAGCCCTTCCCCGACATCAGACTCCGGTCAGAAAATGATGCGTTTCGCGTATTTTCCCCGCTGATTGCTGCTGATGATGGCCTGTTGCTCGACGATATTCTGCATTTTGCAGAAAACGGTCAGTTCCGCCTGATGGGACGGCGGGGCCGGGTGGTCAAAATTGAAGAAAAGCGTATTTCGCTAAGCGAAGTAGAGCGCCGTCTGCTGGCACTGGACGGCATTTGCGACGTTGCTGCTATGCCTGTCTCACGCGGCGGACGCCAGGGCGTTGGCGTCCTGCTGGTTCTGGATAACGAAACGCGTCAACGCTGGTATCAGCGCGGAGGAAAACCACAAGAGCTGAGCTGGCGGCGCGCGCTGCGCCCATGGCTGGAGCCGGTTGCTGTTCCCCGCTACTGGCGGGTGATTGACGAAATCCCGGTGAACAGTATGAACAAGCGTGTCTATGCGCAATTACAGGAGTTATTCCATGAAACCCCATGA
- a CDS encoding acyl carrier protein yields MTEQKAIYEEVSALLVKLFEVDPQDIKPEARLYDDLELDSIDAVDMIVHLQKKTGKKIKPEEFKAVRTVQDVVDAVERLLKEA; encoded by the coding sequence ATGACTGAACAAAAAGCCATTTACGAAGAAGTCTCCGCGCTGCTGGTTAAGCTGTTTGAAGTCGACCCACAGGACATTAAGCCCGAGGCGCGCTTGTATGACGATCTGGAACTGGACAGCATTGACGCTGTTGACATGATCGTGCATCTGCAAAAGAAAACCGGCAAGAAAATCAAGCCGGAGGAATTTAAAGCGGTGCGGACAGTGCAGGATGTCGTCGATGCGGTAGAACGCCTGCTCAAAGAAGCATAA
- a CDS encoding phosphopantetheine-binding protein: MQALYLEIKNLIITTLNLDELTADDIETDAALFGDGLGLDSIDALELGLAVKNEYGVVLSAESEEMRQHFFSVATLASFIHAQRA; encoded by the coding sequence ATGCAAGCGCTTTATCTTGAAATCAAAAATCTCATTATAACGACATTGAATCTCGACGAACTTACTGCTGACGATATTGAAACCGACGCAGCGCTGTTTGGCGATGGCTTAGGGCTGGACTCCATCGACGCCCTGGAGTTAGGCCTGGCGGTGAAAAATGAGTATGGCGTGGTTCTCTCGGCTGAGAGCGAAGAGATGCGCCAGCACTTCTTCTCCGTCGCCACGCTGGCATCTTTCATTCACGCGCAACGTGCCTGA
- a CDS encoding lysophospholipid acyltransferase family protein, with protein MSAVFQTLNRAWRLVMTGLCFALFGIGGLLLSTIWFNVLLITVWNNSRRRRIARRSIAASFRLFLTVTKGLGVLDYHIEGRDVLLKERGCLVVANHPTLIDYVLLASVMAETDCLVKSALLKNPFLGGVVRAADYLINSQADALLPACQQRLEQGNTILIFPEGTRTRPGEEMTLQRGAANIAVRCHSDLRIVTISCSEQMLDKQSKWYDIPPAKPVFTISVRARVKIDQFYDANSQEPALAARQLNRHLLLQLQPGTLPLSGINDASALS; from the coding sequence ATGAGCGCGGTGTTCCAGACCCTTAACCGGGCATGGCGACTGGTGATGACCGGTTTATGCTTCGCCCTGTTTGGCATCGGCGGACTGCTCCTTTCCACTATCTGGTTTAACGTATTGTTAATCACAGTATGGAATAATTCCAGACGTCGGCGCATTGCCAGACGCAGCATAGCCGCCAGTTTTCGTCTCTTTTTAACGGTGACGAAGGGGCTTGGCGTGCTGGATTACCACATTGAAGGGCGTGACGTTTTGCTCAAGGAACGAGGATGTCTGGTCGTCGCCAACCATCCGACGCTCATCGACTATGTGCTACTGGCTTCGGTCATGGCAGAAACAGACTGTCTGGTGAAAAGCGCGCTCCTGAAGAATCCGTTCCTCGGCGGCGTAGTCCGGGCGGCGGATTATCTGATTAACAGCCAGGCTGATGCACTGTTGCCCGCCTGCCAGCAGCGGCTGGAACAAGGCAACACAATATTGATTTTCCCCGAGGGGACACGCACGCGTCCCGGTGAGGAAATGACGCTCCAGCGTGGTGCGGCAAATATCGCCGTGCGCTGCCACAGCGACTTACGCATAGTCACGATTAGCTGCAGCGAGCAAATGCTTGATAAGCAAAGCAAATGGTATGACATTCCACCGGCTAAACCCGTGTTTACCATTTCCGTCCGCGCACGGGTAAAAATCGACCAATTTTACGATGCAAATTCACAAGAACCGGCGCTGGCCGCAAGGCAGTTGAACCGGCATCTTTTGCTTCAATTACAACCAGGTACGTTACCTCTTTCAGGAATTAATGATGCAAGCGCTTTATCTTGA
- a CDS encoding beta-ketoacyl synthase chain length factor, producing MKFALNITDWQAKAPGLSEAAQWHEWSRLSHTIDPAAPQGKLSELPMMTARRLSSGSKLAVECGLAMLRRHAIDAVLYTSRHGELERNYRILHALATEQPISPTDFALSVHNSAVGNLTIAAKNPIVSSSLSAGKDTFQQGLCEVMGLLQAGYQRVLMVDFDGFLPEFYHPQLPADMPTWPFAVALVIEPGSQWRCETRPYRDHGESTLPQSLLFLQHYLRDTPAFTLTGERVQWQWSQG from the coding sequence ATGAAATTTGCATTAAACATTACCGACTGGCAGGCAAAAGCTCCAGGATTAAGCGAAGCGGCACAGTGGCATGAATGGTCACGGCTTTCGCACACCATCGATCCAGCCGCGCCACAGGGAAAGCTCAGTGAATTACCGATGATGACCGCTCGCCGCCTCAGTTCGGGTAGCAAGCTGGCCGTCGAGTGCGGGCTGGCAATGCTCCGTCGTCATGCGATCGATGCCGTCCTCTATACCAGTCGTCACGGTGAACTGGAACGTAACTACCGCATCCTGCACGCATTGGCGACAGAGCAGCCGATCTCTCCGACCGATTTCGCCCTGTCCGTGCATAACTCCGCCGTCGGCAACCTGACCATCGCCGCAAAAAACCCGATCGTCTCCTCCTCGCTCTCAGCAGGCAAAGACACGTTCCAGCAAGGGTTATGCGAAGTGATGGGCCTGCTACAGGCGGGATATCAGCGGGTGTTAATGGTCGATTTCGATGGTTTCCTGCCTGAGTTTTATCACCCGCAGCTGCCTGCTGACATGCCGACCTGGCCATTTGCCGTCGCGTTGGTTATTGAACCAGGTAGTCAGTGGCGGTGTGAAACCCGCCCATACCGCGACCACGGCGAGTCCACGTTGCCGCAAAGCCTGCTGTTTTTACAACACTATCTGCGAGATACCCCGGCGTTTACGCTGACGGGTGAACGCGTACAGTGGCAATGGAGTCAGGGATGA
- a CDS encoding class I SAM-dependent methyltransferase, with protein sequence MYEQDSLSALDAITEAQRIAFAPMLFQTALCLRNAGVLTWLDKQGKRGATLDEITENSTINEYAASILLDMGLSGRIITHKEGYYYLAKIGHFLLHDTMTRVNMDFTQDVCYQGLFYLENALKEGKPAGLKIFGDWPTIYPALSQLPLAARESWFAFDHYYSDGAFDAALPYVFANAPATLYDVGGNTGKWALRCCQHDDNIAVTLLDLPQQIALARENIENAGLSHRIKFHAVDMLSDSPLPAEADIWWMSQFLDCFSPEQIIAMLSKIAGVMKPGAKLCIMELFWDAQKFEAASFSLNASSLYFTCMANGNSRFYSVEKFYHYLKQAGFQVDERHDNLGIGHTLLICQKKK encoded by the coding sequence ATGTACGAACAGGACTCGCTCAGCGCACTGGATGCTATTACTGAAGCACAACGTATCGCATTTGCCCCTATGCTTTTTCAAACCGCGTTGTGCCTGCGAAATGCGGGAGTACTGACCTGGCTGGATAAGCAAGGTAAACGCGGCGCTACGCTCGACGAAATTACCGAAAACAGCACCATCAACGAATATGCCGCCAGCATATTGCTGGATATGGGATTAAGTGGGCGCATCATTACCCACAAAGAGGGATATTATTACCTCGCCAAAATCGGTCATTTTCTTTTACATGACACGATGACCAGAGTGAACATGGATTTCACTCAGGATGTTTGCTATCAGGGGCTGTTCTATCTGGAAAATGCGCTGAAAGAAGGTAAACCCGCCGGATTAAAAATATTTGGCGACTGGCCAACCATTTATCCCGCCCTGTCGCAATTACCGCTGGCGGCGCGTGAAAGTTGGTTTGCTTTTGATCATTACTATTCAGACGGGGCATTTGACGCGGCATTACCGTATGTATTCGCCAATGCCCCTGCAACCCTGTACGATGTCGGCGGAAATACCGGAAAATGGGCATTACGTTGTTGTCAGCATGATGACAATATCGCCGTCACGTTATTAGATTTACCACAACAAATTGCGCTGGCCCGTGAAAATATCGAAAATGCAGGATTATCTCATCGCATAAAGTTCCATGCTGTGGATATGCTTAGTGACTCGCCTTTACCCGCAGAGGCTGATATCTGGTGGATGAGTCAATTCCTGGACTGTTTTTCCCCGGAGCAAATTATCGCCATGCTGAGCAAGATTGCCGGCGTAATGAAACCCGGTGCCAAACTCTGCATTATGGAACTGTTCTGGGATGCGCAGAAATTTGAAGCGGCCTCATTTAGCCTGAATGCGTCTTCGCTTTATTTTACCTGTATGGCGAACGGCAACAGTCGTTTCTACAGCGTAGAGAAGTTTTATCACTATCTGAAACAGGCAGGTTTTCAGGTAGATGAACGCCACGATAACCTGGGTATTGGGCATACTTTATTGATATGCCAGAAGAAAAAATAA
- a CDS encoding AI-2E family transporter: MTSAQPDKTGLHILLKLAALVVILAGIHAAADIIVQLLLALFFAIVLNPLVTWFIRRGLRRPIAITLVVVVMLFVLTALVGVLASSITEFMDMLPKYNKELTRKVLYVQEMVPFLNLHMSPERLLQRIDSDKLMTFTTTLMTGLSGAMASVFLLVMTVVFMLFEVRHVPYKLRFALNNPQIHIAGLHRALKGVSHYLALKTLLSLWTGAIVWLGLALMGIQFALMWGVLAFLLNYVPNIGSVISAVPPMLQALLFNGIYECVLVGALFLVVHMVIGNILEPRMMGHRLGLSTLVVFLSLLVWGWLLGPVGMLLSVPLTSVCKIWMETTRGGSKLAILLGPGRPKSRLPG; the protein is encoded by the coding sequence ATGACAAGCGCTCAGCCTGATAAAACAGGTTTGCATATTTTGCTCAAACTGGCCGCCCTGGTGGTGATCCTCGCAGGTATTCATGCGGCTGCCGACATTATTGTGCAGCTGTTGCTGGCCCTCTTTTTTGCCATCGTCCTGAACCCGCTGGTGACCTGGTTTATTCGCCGGGGGCTGCGTCGCCCGATTGCCATTACGCTGGTGGTGGTAGTGATGCTGTTCGTGCTCACCGCGCTGGTCGGCGTTCTCGCATCTTCAATCACGGAATTCATGGACATGCTGCCAAAGTACAACAAGGAGCTGACGCGCAAGGTCCTCTACGTGCAAGAGATGGTGCCCTTTCTTAACCTGCACATGTCGCCAGAACGTCTACTGCAACGTATCGATTCCGACAAGCTAATGACCTTCACGACCACGCTGATGACCGGACTTTCCGGCGCAATGGCCAGCGTCTTCCTGCTGGTAATGACGGTGGTGTTTATGCTGTTTGAGGTGCGCCATGTTCCTTACAAGCTGCGCTTTGCGCTGAATAATCCGCAGATCCATATTGCGGGTCTGCACCGTGCATTGAAGGGCGTTTCTCACTACCTGGCGTTAAAAACATTGCTCAGCTTATGGACCGGAGCTATCGTCTGGCTGGGACTGGCGCTAATGGGCATTCAGTTTGCGCTGATGTGGGGCGTGCTGGCATTCCTGCTTAACTATGTACCCAATATTGGCTCGGTGATTTCCGCCGTCCCTCCCATGCTGCAGGCGCTGCTGTTCAACGGAATTTACGAATGCGTGCTGGTCGGCGCCCTATTTTTGGTCGTACATATGGTGATTGGCAATATCCTCGAGCCGCGTATGATGGGCCATCGTTTAGGCCTGTCGACGCTTGTTGTCTTCCTGTCCTTACTGGTATGGGGATGGCTGCTCGGCCCGGTCGGCATGTTACTTTCCGTGCCGCTTACCAGCGTGTGTAAAATCTGGATGGAAACTACCAGGGGTGGCAGCAAGCTGGCAATTTTGCTTGGCCCCGGTAGACCGAAAAGTCGATTACCGGGATAA